Genomic window (Leptospira bouyouniensis):
AATAAATTTAAACTTGGGTTTTGGTAATGAGGCCAATCCATATTTTTTTCGGATTGAAAGAGAAATGCAATGATTTGATCCAAAGGATGACCAGTATTAACCAAAATTTTTGGATTTGGTAATTCAAATAAATAGGGAGAGCCACCTAACCAAGTGATGATGGGAATATCTTTAGGAATATCGAGTAAAAAGTGAAATACAGTCCCTCTTCCTGAATCAAAAGAAACAATATAGTCTGGTGTTATCTCATTTTCTAATAAAAATCCAACTGAAGTATCACTTGCAAATAAAGTCCAGTTTTGGCGTTGGATTTTTATTTTTTCAATATCTAATTCGAGGCCTGGACTTGCGCCTAAAAATAAAACGTTAGGTTGGTCTGATGAAAAAGATTGAAACCAATGAATATCCATCTGGTTCAATTTTACATTCAGTTTATTTTTTAAATAATTATGAGTCCAAAGTTTACGAAAATGATGGATTGTATTTTCATTGGTAGATTGTGAACTAAATTGAGAGAGGAATTGATTTTTACATTCTTTCACCAATTCTGGGAACAAACGTTCGTAACTCGGTGTTTCGTAAATGGTCCAAGTTAAATTTTTAATTTGATGTGAGGAGGAAGATTCGATCAAATTTTGTTTGATCTCTAACCAGTTAGGAGATTTTCCAGTGATGACGAATAAAGAGATACCTTTCGAAGATGCTTTTTGAATCAGTTCCTTTGTTTCATTTTGGAAGGCCGGTAAATCGTAAATTTCGGATAATGGTTCCCAGAACAAAAAGTGGGTATGGGAAGAAGGAGATTCCAATAAAGCACGAATGGAATGCAAAGCCCCTATCCCTAATACAATTGGCATTGTATCGGATTTGATTTGGCTTAAAAAACGAAACGCCTCCTTTTCAGGGGAGACTTTTGAGTGTAGATAAAATGTTTCGGATGTTTGGAAGTTATAGAGAAGGTTGTTTTGGAAAATGGGAAGTAGAGGGATGGGACTAACCTCTAATCCTCTTCTTCCTCATCGGCATCGTCATCATCGTCAGAGTCGTCGTCGAAGTCATCATCCTCATCGTCTTCTTCCTCTTCTGTATCATCGCCGAATTCATCTTCATAACCATCTTCAAATTCTGGTTTTTTAGCTTCTTCTTCTGGAATGAAATCTTCTTCGATATCTTCTTCTGCATGAGGAGCAAATGAAGTCCCTGCAGTGGAAGTGACTCCAGCAAGTTTGTCTTTTTCGGCTTGGAGTTGTGCCTTTTCTTCTGAAGAAAGGTATTTCCATTGCACCATATCATTTGTTAAAGCGTAAAGTGCTTGCACCGTAAGTTTACGGTTTTTCAATTTTTTAGGAAGGGTGATTTTTTCGATTTTATCGATCGCACTAAAGCCGGCCACACATGTTTCGTATTTCTTTTCCCGGCAAAGTTCTATTAAGGATACGATATCAAAATCTTCTTTCTGTGATTGGCTCATTTTTTATAAATTCCTGGGGGAGTGAGTGGAACGTTAGACCAGATTGGGGCATGGGGGTCAGATGTCAAGGGAAAGTTCGAAAACGGACTTTACAGACGTTCTCCTAGTCCAAACCATGGGGAAGGACCGTCCAATTTATGGGATTTATGAAAGCCTCCCTCATTTTATTTATTAGTTTATGTCTCATTAGTTGCGCCCCTGCGAAATCTTCCTACTTCGGAGAAGGGACGTTTGTTGGTGTTTCGGCTTCTGGGGAAGAAATTATCTTTGCCAACCTTGAAAAAGACCAAATTGCATTGAATGTTTACTCTCCCGATTGTGTACCCTGTTGGAAAGAAATCCCAGCACTGAACTTACTTCATTCCGAAATCCAAAACAAATTTCCGAACAAAGTTTTATTTATGGTTGTAGACCCTTATCAAATTGTTCCCGATATCACCGATGAACTTCCGTTTGGTCAAGTGTATCAGCTAGCCAAAGAAAGGATGAATTTAGAGATCAAAAACCGAAACATCCAAGTTCCGATAGTGTTTATGAAAAAACCATTTCGGGTCAAAGAGGGTGGACTTGTGACTGGAACTCCAGAAACACTTTTATTTGAAACAAAACCACTTAGATTATATTATAATTTTTTGGGCTCTATCTCTGAACTTTCGAACAAAGAATCAATTGAGAAAGATCCAAAGTTCAATTTTTTTCGATATCAATTTGGAATGGAATCTATATGAGAGCAGTGATCATTCGATTCATAGACTGTGAAGGACCTGGTATCATCGAACCAATATTGCGAGAAAAAGGTTATAGAGTCAGTTACCATAACGCATATGATTCACGAGTGCATTTAATGCCGGAGATCCATTTGAATTTTGATTTGATTGTGATGTTAGGTGGACCGCAATCAGTTGCCGATCCAACCAAACAGGACTTTTTTAAACCTTATTATGAAATTGTAGAAAATGTAGCGGCACTATCCAATAAAAAATTAATTGGAGTTTGTTTGGGCTCGCAGATCATAGCGCGTGCGTTAGGTGCAAATGTGAGGCCAGGTACAAAAGGCCCAGAAACAGGTTTTTCTGAATTACAAATATTAAAACCCGAACATCCAGTTTTTAAAGGGATAAATAGCGAATCCATTTTAGCATTCCATTTGCACGAAGACATATTTGATATCCCGGTCGGCGCAGAACATCTGCTCGCAAGTGAATTTTATGCAAATCAAATGTTTTCCTACAAAAACAAAATTTTCGCATTCCAAACCCATTTAGAACCTACACTCGGAATGTTACAGGTTTGGCAAAATGTACATAATGAATTTATCGCAAAAGGCACT
Coding sequences:
- a CDS encoding 6-hydroxymethylpterin diphosphokinase MptE-like protein; its protein translation is MPIVLGIGALHSIRALLESPSSHTHFLFWEPLSEIYDLPAFQNETKELIQKASSKGISLFVITGKSPNWLEIKQNLIESSSSHQIKNLTWTIYETPSYERLFPELVKECKNQFLSQFSSQSTNENTIHHFRKLWTHNYLKNKLNVKLNQMDIHWFQSFSSDQPNVLFLGASPGLELDIEKIKIQRQNWTLFASDTSVGFLLENEITPDYIVSFDSGRGTVFHFLLDIPKDIPIITWLGGSPYLFELPNPKILVNTGHPLDQIIAFLFQSEKNMDWPHYQNPSLNLFGMVLSITSGIQGRNFAMSGVSFITEQGKSHCKATGYERYYEPQINRKKSLEYFTKRLYSGVRKGKNQVVWEEVLTSKQKAKIQMFSELTAFTTNIESKKSTFVSFQGFPPKNSDLAKWANQDQSGIIHSKTLNTWLRFSPG
- a CDS encoding DNA primase; the protein is MSQSQKEDFDIVSLIELCREKKYETCVAGFSAIDKIEKITLPKKLKNRKLTVQALYALTNDMVQWKYLSSEEKAQLQAEKDKLAGVTSTAGTSFAPHAEEDIEEDFIPEEEAKKPEFEDGYEDEFGDDTEEEEDDEDDDFDDDSDDDDDADEEEED
- a CDS encoding TlpA family protein disulfide reductase; amino-acid sequence: MKASLILFISLCLISCAPAKSSYFGEGTFVGVSASGEEIIFANLEKDQIALNVYSPDCVPCWKEIPALNLLHSEIQNKFPNKVLFMVVDPYQIVPDITDELPFGQVYQLAKERMNLEIKNRNIQVPIVFMKKPFRVKEGGLVTGTPETLLFETKPLRLYYNFLGSISELSNKESIEKDPKFNFFRYQFGMESI
- a CDS encoding type 1 glutamine amidotransferase; its protein translation is MRAVIIRFIDCEGPGIIEPILREKGYRVSYHNAYDSRVHLMPEIHLNFDLIVMLGGPQSVADPTKQDFFKPYYEIVENVAALSNKKLIGVCLGSQIIARALGANVRPGTKGPETGFSELQILKPEHPVFKGINSESILAFHLHEDIFDIPVGAEHLLASEFYANQMFSYKNKIFAFQTHLEPTLGMLQVWQNVHNEFIAKGTGDFSDLEPKQKIMEESAKILFRNIINL